In Moorella sp. Hama-1, a single genomic region encodes these proteins:
- the ruvX gene encoding Holliday junction resolvase RuvX, which yields MRIMGLDVGSKTIGVALSDPLGWTAQGLTTIRRRNQAADLAALKELIQRHGVEELVVGLPRNMNGSLGPQAEAVRTFAGLLASELGLPVHFYDERLTTVAAGRILLEADLSRKRRRQVIDQVAATYILQGYLDRLGQNEV from the coding sequence ATGCGCATCATGGGCCTGGATGTAGGCAGTAAAACCATTGGGGTGGCCCTGAGCGACCCCCTGGGCTGGACAGCCCAGGGCTTGACTACCATCCGTCGACGCAACCAGGCTGCCGACCTGGCGGCCCTGAAAGAATTGATACAGCGCCACGGCGTAGAGGAACTGGTAGTAGGCCTGCCCCGGAATATGAACGGCAGCCTGGGCCCCCAGGCCGAGGCAGTGCGTACCTTTGCCGGGCTTTTAGCATCTGAGCTGGGGTTACCGGTGCACTTTTATGACGAGCGTTTGACGACGGTAGCCGCCGGCCGCATCCTGTTGGAAGCTGACCTTTCCCGGAAGCGCCGGCGACAGGTTATTGATCAGGTGGCGGCCACATACATTTTGCAGGGATACCTTGACCGGCTGGGGCAAAATGAGGTATGA
- a CDS encoding aldo/keto reductase: protein MLYTTLGASGIRVSRLCFGSLTIGPLQAGLSVTAGAGLIRRALELGVNFIDTAQCYANYPYIRAALKGWPGEVVLATKSYDYTAEGMARSLEEARRETDREVIDIFLLHEQETALTLAGHRPALDYLLEARERGLVRAVGISSHAVEAVRVAATMPEIDVIHPLYNQAGLGILDGSREDMLAAITLAHSNGKGIYAMKALGGGHLAGAARTALTFVLATPVIDAVAVGMQSPAEVEANIAWFSGLEPPEAVLRQLQGRQRRLLIEEWCQGCGSCVQRCPQGALKLVAGRSVVDAERCILCGYCAGVCRDFCIKVI, encoded by the coding sequence TTGCTTTATACCACCCTGGGAGCCAGCGGGATCCGGGTATCCCGCCTCTGTTTCGGTTCCCTGACCATAGGCCCGCTCCAGGCGGGCCTCAGTGTTACCGCGGGGGCGGGGCTCATCCGCCGGGCTCTAGAACTGGGCGTCAATTTTATTGACACGGCTCAGTGCTATGCCAATTATCCCTATATCCGGGCCGCCCTTAAGGGCTGGCCCGGGGAAGTGGTGCTGGCGACTAAATCCTACGACTACACAGCAGAGGGCATGGCCCGGAGCCTGGAAGAGGCGCGGCGGGAAACGGACCGGGAAGTAATCGATATCTTTCTGCTTCATGAACAGGAGACGGCCCTGACCCTGGCCGGGCACCGGCCGGCCCTGGACTACCTCCTGGAGGCCCGGGAGCGTGGCCTGGTCCGGGCGGTGGGGATCTCTTCCCACGCCGTGGAGGCCGTGCGGGTAGCCGCCACCATGCCGGAGATTGATGTTATCCACCCCCTCTATAACCAGGCTGGGCTGGGGATTCTCGACGGTAGCCGGGAGGATATGCTGGCGGCCATAACCCTGGCTCATAGCAACGGTAAAGGGATTTATGCCATGAAGGCCCTGGGGGGCGGTCACCTGGCCGGCGCGGCCCGGACCGCCCTGACCTTCGTCCTGGCGACACCAGTTATCGACGCCGTAGCCGTCGGCATGCAGTCCCCGGCCGAGGTCGAGGCTAATATTGCCTGGTTTAGCGGTTTGGAACCCCCGGAGGCAGTCCTGCGCCAGCTGCAGGGCCGGCAAAGGCGGTTACTAATAGAAGAGTGGTGCCAGGGGTGCGGCAGCTGTGTCCAGAGGTGTCCCCAGGGGGCTTTAAAGCTCGTCGCTGGGCGCTCAGTGGTCGATGCGGAAAGGTGTATCCTCTGCGGCTATTGTGCCGGGGTCTGCCGCGACTTTTGTATCAAGGTGATTTAA
- a CDS encoding IreB family regulatory phosphoprotein has product MPGDMQETMMFKVEKEEKVRVRDVLADVQAALQEKGYEPINQLIGYLLSGDPAYITSYKGARNLIRRVERDEILAELLKSYLT; this is encoded by the coding sequence ATGCCAGGGGACATGCAGGAAACCATGATGTTCAAGGTAGAGAAAGAGGAGAAGGTCAGGGTGCGGGACGTCCTCGCCGATGTCCAGGCGGCCTTACAAGAGAAGGGATACGAACCCATTAACCAGCTAATAGGGTATCTTCTATCCGGGGACCCGGCGTATATCACCAGCTATAAGGGAGCTCGTAACCTGATTCGCCGGGTGGAACGCGACGAGATTCTGGCGGAGTTACTCAAAAGCTATTTAACTTAA
- the alaS gene encoding alanine--tRNA ligase: MTGNELRERFLKFFASKGHTIVHSSSLVPANDPTLLFTNAGMVQFKDVFLGLDRRPFTRATTAQKCVRAGGKHNDLDTVGRTARHHTFFEMLGNFSFGDYFKREAITYAWEFLTRVIELPPERLWVTIYQDDDEAYHLWQEIAGLPAERIIRMGEKDNFWAMGDTGPCGPCSEIIYDRGPEHACSSTPCALGACDCDRWLEIWNLVFMQYERDSDGNLSPLPRPSIDTGMGLERVASVLQGVNSNFDTDLIAPLIKAIEDITGQNYDPGAGGFPFRVIADHARSCTFLIADGVLPGNEGRSYVLRRILRRAARFGKALGIDEPFLYRLVDTVVAIMGRAYPEVAEQQEHIARVIEQEEVRFHETLNEGLKVLNGILDRARQEGREVINGQEAFTLYDTYGFPLDLTEEIGAEAGFKVDRAGFDKAMAAQRERARAAREDVKAYDFALAFAGALADIGGTTFTGYDRLEDQGTVLVLFRDGERVTSLEAEASGYAVLDRTPCYPEGGGQVGDQGTLQWPGGRARVEDTRRLPDGKIVHQVTVTAGTMTAGQEVEVTVDRERRRATARNHTVTHLLHRALKNTLGEHVNQAGSLVTPEHLRFDFTHFAPLRAEELQAVEAEVNRQILADLPVTTLETSLQEAKAMGATALFGEKYGERVRVVKIDAYSMELCGGTHLLSTSQAGSFRLVSEAGIGAGVRRIEAVTGAAALARAMEERRELDTIASLLKVPPAQAAQRVQHLIEQNKENERELAHLRKELAARTVDELLDRIQEVAGVPVLSARVQITDPEALRDTAETLRSRLGSGVVVLGSQHDGRVNFVAMVSKDLVQRGVHAGNLLREVARVASGGGGGRADMAQAGGRDPSKLDQALAYSLKVVATQVR, encoded by the coding sequence TTGACGGGGAACGAACTCCGGGAGAGATTTCTCAAATTCTTTGCCAGTAAAGGACACACTATCGTTCACAGTTCCTCCCTGGTTCCAGCCAACGACCCGACCCTGCTCTTTACCAACGCCGGGATGGTGCAGTTCAAAGACGTCTTCCTGGGGTTGGACCGGCGGCCTTTTACCCGGGCGACCACCGCCCAGAAGTGCGTCCGCGCCGGAGGCAAGCATAACGACCTGGATACTGTAGGTCGTACAGCCCGCCATCATACCTTTTTTGAAATGCTGGGCAACTTTTCCTTCGGGGACTACTTTAAACGCGAGGCTATTACATACGCCTGGGAGTTTTTAACCCGGGTTATTGAGTTACCCCCTGAGCGTCTATGGGTCACCATTTACCAGGACGACGATGAGGCCTATCATCTCTGGCAGGAGATAGCCGGCCTCCCGGCGGAAAGGATTATCCGCATGGGGGAGAAAGACAACTTCTGGGCTATGGGGGATACCGGCCCCTGCGGCCCTTGCAGCGAGATTATCTATGACCGTGGTCCTGAGCACGCCTGCAGCTCCACCCCCTGTGCCCTGGGAGCCTGCGATTGCGATCGCTGGCTGGAGATTTGGAACCTGGTCTTTATGCAGTATGAACGGGACAGCGACGGCAACCTGTCACCCCTACCCCGGCCGAGTATCGATACCGGTATGGGCCTGGAGCGGGTGGCTTCAGTGCTCCAGGGTGTAAACAGCAATTTTGATACCGACTTGATTGCCCCTTTAATTAAAGCCATAGAAGATATTACCGGCCAGAACTACGACCCGGGGGCTGGCGGTTTTCCCTTCCGGGTAATCGCCGACCACGCCCGTTCCTGCACCTTCCTCATTGCCGACGGCGTCCTGCCCGGCAATGAAGGCCGCAGCTACGTCCTGCGCCGGATCTTACGGCGGGCGGCCCGCTTTGGTAAGGCCCTGGGTATCGACGAGCCTTTCCTCTACCGCCTGGTAGACACTGTGGTGGCTATCATGGGACGGGCCTACCCCGAGGTGGCAGAGCAACAGGAGCATATTGCCCGGGTCATTGAGCAGGAAGAGGTTCGTTTCCACGAAACCTTGAACGAAGGTTTAAAGGTCTTGAATGGTATCCTGGACCGGGCGCGGCAGGAAGGCCGGGAGGTCATTAACGGGCAAGAAGCTTTTACCCTCTATGATACTTATGGTTTCCCCCTGGATTTAACTGAAGAGATTGGTGCCGAGGCCGGTTTTAAAGTCGACCGGGCCGGCTTCGATAAGGCCATGGCCGCCCAGCGGGAGCGGGCCCGGGCCGCCCGGGAGGATGTCAAGGCTTACGATTTTGCCCTGGCCTTTGCCGGCGCCCTGGCGGATATCGGCGGCACTACCTTTACCGGCTACGACCGGCTGGAAGACCAGGGCACAGTCCTGGTCCTGTTCCGGGATGGTGAGCGCGTAACTTCCCTGGAGGCTGAGGCCAGCGGTTACGCGGTCCTGGACCGGACTCCCTGCTACCCGGAGGGTGGTGGTCAGGTTGGGGACCAGGGCACATTACAGTGGCCTGGTGGTCGGGCCAGAGTAGAAGATACCCGCCGCCTGCCCGACGGTAAAATCGTCCACCAGGTAACTGTAACGGCGGGCACCATGACTGCCGGTCAGGAAGTAGAGGTAACAGTGGACAGGGAACGGCGCCGGGCCACCGCCCGCAACCATACCGTGACCCATCTCCTGCACCGGGCCCTGAAGAACACCCTGGGGGAGCACGTTAACCAGGCTGGTTCCCTGGTGACCCCGGAACACCTGCGTTTTGACTTTACCCACTTTGCCCCTTTGAGGGCGGAAGAGTTGCAGGCGGTAGAAGCCGAGGTCAACCGCCAGATCCTGGCTGACCTCCCCGTCACCACCCTGGAAACCTCCCTTCAGGAGGCCAAAGCCATGGGGGCCACGGCCCTCTTCGGCGAAAAATACGGCGAGCGCGTCCGGGTAGTAAAAATTGATGCTTATAGCATGGAGCTCTGCGGCGGTACCCACCTGCTTTCCACCAGCCAGGCCGGCTCCTTCCGCCTGGTGAGCGAGGCCGGTATCGGCGCCGGGGTACGACGGATCGAAGCAGTAACCGGGGCAGCGGCCCTGGCCCGGGCTATGGAGGAGCGCCGGGAACTGGACACCATAGCCAGCCTGCTGAAGGTGCCCCCGGCCCAGGCGGCCCAGCGGGTCCAGCATCTTATCGAACAAAATAAAGAAAACGAAAGGGAACTGGCCCACCTGCGGAAAGAACTGGCTGCCCGTACTGTTGATGAGTTACTGGACCGGATCCAGGAAGTAGCGGGGGTACCGGTGCTGTCGGCCCGGGTCCAGATAACCGACCCCGAAGCCCTGCGGGATACGGCGGAAACGTTACGTTCCCGGCTCGGCTCGGGGGTAGTAGTCCTGGGGTCGCAACACGACGGCCGGGTTAATTTTGTGGCCATGGTGAGTAAAGATCTGGTGCAGCGGGGGGTTCACGCCGGCAATCTGCTGCGGGAGGTAGCCCGGGTTGCCTCTGGCGGCGGTGGCGGCCGGGCGGATATGGCCCAGGCCGGGGGCCGGGATCCCAGTAAGCTGGACCAGGCCCTAGCTTACAGCCTGAAGGTTGTGGCCACCCAGGTACGCTAA
- a CDS encoding class I SAM-dependent methyltransferase, with product MENMELPLFERADFWEEAWREEHRNSLYGRRRPERDGIAYWNRRAGHFARQTGSEEGKQRVAGILHWLGHHGGLEKDLEVLDIGCGTGNYALPLARRARRVVALDPAAEMLAILKEKAAAEGINNVEPIQMAWEEVDLEKQGWREAFDLVLALMSPGIKDAATLQKMMAASRGACFLAGHVRQAISGRRELWHELIGGEMPPIPADVLYIFHLLYAWGYNPSLELEHKVSTRELEPDQAIEEMEIFFYPHLELTPAVRRAIINHVQANTVNGRYPSRREMTVAYLSWSVNLH from the coding sequence ATGGAAAACATGGAATTACCCTTGTTTGAACGGGCCGATTTTTGGGAGGAGGCCTGGCGGGAGGAGCACCGTAACTCCCTTTATGGTAGGCGCCGGCCGGAGCGGGACGGCATCGCCTACTGGAACCGGCGTGCCGGGCACTTTGCCCGCCAGACCGGCAGCGAGGAGGGCAAACAGCGTGTGGCCGGGATCCTTCACTGGCTGGGCCACCATGGCGGCCTGGAAAAGGATTTGGAGGTCCTGGATATCGGCTGCGGTACCGGCAATTACGCCCTGCCCCTGGCCCGCCGGGCGCGGCGGGTGGTGGCCCTGGACCCGGCGGCGGAGATGCTGGCCATCTTGAAGGAAAAAGCGGCCGCCGAAGGAATCAATAATGTGGAACCGATCCAGATGGCCTGGGAGGAGGTGGACCTGGAGAAACAGGGCTGGCGGGAAGCCTTTGACCTGGTCCTGGCCCTGATGAGCCCGGGGATCAAGGATGCGGCTACCCTGCAGAAGATGATGGCGGCTTCTCGAGGGGCCTGCTTTCTGGCCGGCCATGTGCGCCAGGCGATTAGTGGCCGCCGGGAACTCTGGCATGAGTTGATTGGCGGGGAAATGCCTCCCATACCGGCCGACGTCCTTTACATCTTCCATCTCCTTTACGCCTGGGGCTACAACCCCTCCCTGGAACTGGAGCATAAGGTGAGTACCAGGGAACTGGAACCGGACCAGGCCATCGAAGAGATGGAGATCTTCTTTTATCCCCACCTGGAATTGACCCCGGCCGTACGCCGGGCCATCATCAATCATGTACAGGCCAATACCGTCAACGGCCGTTACCCCTCCCGCCGGGAAATGACGGTAGCTTACCTTTCCTGGAGCGTGAACCTTCATTGA
- a CDS encoding DUF1638 domain-containing protein: MADLKFICCSVLAGEIKKVLNDLHLKADLSCLTPGLHVDNRKLEQKLVPVLEDCCSKNPVLIYGSQCHPEMKTWQRKYNFRQPEEPDCIGILLGQERREQFSQEARTFYLTPGWLQHWKEIFEENLGWDKTEAHLNFGRYERILFLDSSISTVDEEKLLEFFDYTGVPIEIRPVDLSHITSSIKKLIQQP; the protein is encoded by the coding sequence ATGGCAGACCTTAAATTTATCTGTTGCAGCGTTCTGGCCGGAGAAATCAAGAAGGTTTTAAACGACCTGCATTTAAAAGCCGATCTTTCCTGTTTAACTCCCGGACTCCATGTCGACAACAGGAAGTTAGAGCAGAAGCTCGTGCCCGTTCTTGAAGATTGCTGCAGCAAAAATCCTGTTCTAATTTATGGCAGCCAATGTCACCCTGAGATGAAAACCTGGCAGCGGAAATACAATTTCCGCCAGCCAGAGGAACCCGACTGTATCGGCATTTTACTTGGCCAGGAACGAAGAGAACAGTTCAGCCAGGAAGCCAGGACTTTTTACCTGACCCCGGGTTGGTTGCAGCACTGGAAAGAAATTTTCGAGGAAAACCTGGGATGGGATAAAACCGAAGCGCATCTCAATTTTGGCAGGTATGAAAGAATTTTATTCCTGGATAGCAGTATAAGTACAGTCGACGAGGAAAAATTACTTGAGTTTTTTGATTACACGGGCGTACCAATTGAAATTCGCCCGGTGGATTTAAGCCACATCACCAGTTCAATTAAGAAGCTGATCCAGCAACCATAA
- a CDS encoding DsrE family protein produces MTAGNAAGKLVVLWTSGDREVAEKMVFMYTLNARVREWWQDVTLIVWGPSARLLVNDADLQDYLKKLQEAGVKVMACKACADSYGVSASLASLGLEVKYMGEPFTHYLQDDYKVIAI; encoded by the coding sequence ATGACCGCAGGTAACGCAGCCGGCAAGCTAGTTGTCCTCTGGACAAGCGGGGACAGAGAAGTCGCCGAGAAAATGGTATTTATGTATACCCTTAATGCCAGAGTCAGGGAGTGGTGGCAGGATGTCACTTTGATCGTCTGGGGCCCTTCCGCCAGACTCCTGGTTAACGACGCTGATTTGCAGGATTACCTGAAAAAGCTCCAGGAAGCAGGCGTAAAGGTGATGGCCTGCAAAGCCTGCGCTGATAGCTACGGTGTTTCCGCGTCCCTGGCCAGCCTTGGTTTAGAAGTAAAATACATGGGAGAACCCTTCACCCATTACTTGCAGGACGATTATAAGGTTATTGCAATTTAA
- a CDS encoding pyridoxamine 5'-phosphate oxidase family protein: MSCSSCAAGTLTPEIKEVIAQSAFIPITTLSANGQPHLIVVGKVKEVRGDDTLVFGVYKMEKTRQNLAATGVMQVAVVAGKKGYRLSGKARAEGDEVLLTVESVDVLL, encoded by the coding sequence ATGAGTTGTAGTAGTTGCGCAGCGGGAACCTTGACGCCGGAAATTAAAGAGGTGATTGCCCAGTCGGCTTTTATACCTATCACTACTCTGTCCGCCAACGGTCAACCCCACCTCATAGTCGTAGGCAAAGTTAAGGAGGTGCGGGGAGACGACACCCTGGTTTTCGGGGTTTATAAAATGGAAAAAACCCGCCAGAATCTGGCTGCAACCGGGGTCATGCAGGTGGCCGTTGTTGCCGGTAAAAAGGGGTACCGTTTAAGCGGTAAAGCGCGGGCCGAGGGTGATGAGGTACTCCTGACCGTGGAAAGCGTTGACGTCTTACTATGA
- a CDS encoding Crp/Fnr family transcriptional regulator, with protein MKRCILCLQELPLFQGLDRTEFTSVCLSATKKRLAKNTFLFHQGDNAGTLFLVKTGKLKLVRVTDGGKEIILDIIGPGEVLGETALFHDQEYLFSAIALEETGLCCFNRHQFETLIQKNPGLAVKIISYLGQKLYKTLEHVAETSGTSTKEKLLRLLIRLAADYGRKVPDGTLIELEITQQELADMVGASRVMTVQVLQQLTEAGVIDRQGKHYVLKSDPCIDRFFA; from the coding sequence GTGAAACGTTGTATTCTTTGTTTACAGGAGCTACCGCTATTTCAAGGATTGGACAGGACCGAATTTACCAGCGTATGTTTGAGTGCCACGAAAAAACGGCTGGCTAAGAACACTTTTTTATTTCACCAGGGAGACAATGCCGGTACCTTATTTCTGGTGAAAACAGGCAAGCTAAAGCTGGTGCGGGTTACCGACGGGGGGAAAGAGATAATCCTGGATATTATTGGCCCAGGCGAAGTACTGGGCGAAACAGCCCTATTCCATGACCAGGAGTACCTCTTTAGCGCTATAGCCCTGGAAGAAACAGGATTATGCTGTTTCAACAGGCATCAATTTGAAACCCTGATTCAGAAAAACCCGGGTCTGGCCGTAAAAATTATCAGTTATTTGGGTCAAAAGCTTTATAAAACCTTAGAGCACGTCGCCGAAACCTCAGGCACCTCTACCAAGGAAAAACTGCTACGTTTATTAATACGCCTGGCGGCCGATTACGGGCGGAAGGTTCCCGACGGAACGCTCATCGAACTGGAAATAACCCAGCAGGAGCTGGCCGACATGGTGGGCGCTTCCCGGGTGATGACAGTTCAGGTACTGCAACAATTAACAGAAGCAGGCGTTATCGATCGCCAGGGTAAACACTATGTATTAAAAAGCGATCCCTGTATTGACAGGTTCTTTGCTTAG
- a CDS encoding YgeY family selenium metabolism-linked hydrolase — MSDAVIAQIKSEVARYRGDIIQFLKDIVAIPSPNGDIKAVAERIGQEMQKLGFDDVFLDSMGNIVGRIGNGPRVLLYDSHIDTVDIADSDQWQWDPYKGKEENGIFYGLGAGDEKNSTPGMVYGLKIIKDLGLADDYTLYYFGNIEEICDGVAPNSLVVTDKIKPDFVVIGEPTKMNIYRGHRGRVEMKVTTKGRTCHASAPERGINAVYKMAEIIKGISQMGADFIDDPFLGKGSIAVTDIHCKTPSINALPDECFIYLDRRLTFGETQEMAVEQVRKVAEPHGGTVEVLEFDEPSYTGFVFKVDKYFPAWALPEDHLLVQAGLQTYQRVFGQPTGVGKWVFSTNGIYWMGKAGIPAIGFGPGDEVYAHSVLDQVPIEDVVRSTEFYAYFPTVLREMLAR, encoded by the coding sequence ATGAGCGATGCTGTCATTGCCCAGATTAAATCCGAGGTAGCCAGGTACCGGGGGGACATAATCCAGTTCCTGAAGGATATAGTGGCCATCCCCAGTCCCAACGGCGACATCAAGGCGGTGGCCGAGAGAATCGGCCAGGAGATGCAGAAACTGGGTTTCGACGACGTCTTCCTAGATAGCATGGGCAATATCGTCGGCCGGATCGGCAACGGCCCCAGGGTGCTTCTCTACGACAGCCATATTGATACCGTGGATATCGCCGATTCCGACCAGTGGCAGTGGGATCCCTACAAAGGCAAGGAAGAGAACGGGATTTTTTACGGCCTGGGGGCCGGGGATGAGAAGAATTCCACCCCGGGCATGGTTTACGGCCTGAAGATCATCAAGGACCTGGGCTTGGCCGATGATTACACCCTTTACTACTTCGGCAATATCGAAGAGATCTGCGACGGTGTGGCCCCCAATTCCCTGGTGGTCACCGATAAGATTAAACCGGACTTTGTCGTTATCGGTGAACCCACGAAGATGAATATCTATCGCGGTCACCGCGGCCGGGTAGAGATGAAGGTTACCACCAAGGGCCGCACCTGCCACGCCAGCGCCCCGGAGCGCGGGATCAATGCCGTTTACAAGATGGCCGAGATTATCAAGGGCATCAGCCAGATGGGGGCCGACTTTATCGATGACCCCTTCCTGGGTAAGGGGTCCATTGCCGTCACCGACATTCACTGCAAGACGCCTTCCATCAACGCCCTGCCCGATGAGTGCTTTATCTACCTGGACCGGCGCCTAACCTTCGGCGAAACCCAGGAGATGGCCGTCGAACAGGTGCGTAAGGTGGCTGAACCCCACGGCGGTACGGTTGAGGTCCTGGAGTTTGACGAACCCAGCTACACCGGCTTTGTCTTCAAAGTTGACAAGTACTTCCCGGCCTGGGCCCTGCCCGAAGACCACCTGCTGGTGCAGGCCGGCCTGCAGACCTACCAGCGGGTTTTCGGCCAGCCCACCGGGGTGGGGAAATGGGTCTTCAGCACCAACGGCATTTACTGGATGGGTAAAGCCGGCATTCCCGCCATCGGTTTCGGCCCCGGCGACGAGGTCTACGCCCACAGCGTCCTCGACCAGGTACCAATCGAAGACGTCGTCCGTTCCACCGAGTTCTACGCCTACTTCCCCACGGTTTTAAGGGAAATGCTGGCCAGATAA
- a CDS encoding AI-2E family transporter, translating to MTPSRTLRIWRLAGAGLFLAGALFFLYRVRPVLTPFVLAALLAYLLKPAVSTLEKRGWPRPRAILTLYLFIMALSLPVFFFVLPQLVRELNEFIAQLPGFTAEIEGLVQGFYRRYHQVALPAGLRQLVDESIVNVSSALQQGARHAVQALVDLLTGLASFLLAPVLAYYLLRDSEQIGRAASHLLPIQIKEDVLGLWAEIDQVLTGFIRGHLLVSLIVGILTGVGLALVGSEYAVILGIVVGLADLIPYFGPLIGTVPVLALSLLVSKKAAILALVVMLVVQQIEGSFLAPRILGASVGLHPLVIIFALLAGGELWGVAGLILAIPLTAIGYIIVKFIWARLVSS from the coding sequence ATGACGCCATCACGGACCCTGCGTATCTGGCGCCTGGCCGGGGCCGGCCTCTTCCTGGCCGGGGCTTTGTTTTTTCTCTATCGGGTCCGCCCGGTACTGACGCCCTTTGTCCTGGCGGCTTTGCTGGCTTACCTGCTGAAACCGGCCGTGTCGACCCTGGAGAAACGGGGTTGGCCGCGCCCCCGGGCTATCCTGACCCTTTACCTCTTCATAATGGCCCTATCCTTGCCGGTATTCTTCTTTGTCTTACCGCAACTGGTGCGGGAGTTAAATGAATTTATCGCCCAGCTGCCCGGTTTCACGGCCGAAATCGAGGGCCTGGTCCAGGGTTTTTACCGGCGCTACCACCAGGTGGCTTTGCCTGCCGGCCTGCGCCAGCTGGTGGATGAATCAATAGTTAATGTCAGCAGTGCCCTCCAGCAGGGGGCCCGCCACGCCGTCCAGGCTCTGGTTGATCTTTTAACCGGGCTGGCCAGTTTTCTCCTGGCACCGGTTCTGGCCTACTACCTGTTGCGGGATAGCGAGCAGATCGGCCGCGCGGCCAGTCACCTGCTGCCTATACAGATCAAGGAGGACGTTCTGGGCCTGTGGGCGGAGATCGACCAGGTACTGACCGGTTTTATCCGCGGGCACCTGCTGGTATCCCTGATCGTCGGCATCTTGACGGGAGTGGGCCTGGCCCTGGTGGGCTCCGAATATGCCGTTATCCTGGGGATAGTCGTCGGCCTGGCCGATTTGATCCCCTACTTTGGCCCCCTGATCGGTACTGTGCCCGTCCTGGCCCTCTCCCTGCTGGTGTCGAAAAAGGCGGCCATCCTGGCCCTGGTAGTCATGCTGGTGGTCCAGCAGATCGAGGGCAGCTTCCTGGCCCCCCGCATCCTGGGGGCCAGCGTCGGCCTCCATCCCCTGGTAATCATCTTTGCCCTTTTGGCTGGCGGGGAACTATGGGGGGTAGCCGGTCTTATCCTGGCTATACCTCTGACGGCCATTGGCTATATTATAGTTAAATTCATCTGGGCGCGCCTGGTTAGTAGTTAA
- a CDS encoding PRC-barrel domain-containing protein: MPKGRELVGLPVISRDRGEELGRIQDLYYDESSGNLRAVLLADGGWLRQPRLVDFSQLETWGPDAFTVGDHGAVIHDPPPGTRRWQKLKGLRLINSEGQELGIVEDLVVELPSGQVKALEISTGLVNDLLDGRKELPLTGQVNWGEDTAIIT, translated from the coding sequence ATGCCCAAGGGGAGGGAACTGGTAGGTCTGCCGGTTATCAGCCGGGACCGGGGGGAAGAACTGGGCCGGATTCAAGACCTTTATTATGACGAAAGCAGCGGGAACCTGAGGGCCGTCCTCCTGGCCGACGGCGGCTGGCTGCGGCAGCCCCGGCTAGTTGACTTCAGCCAGCTGGAGACCTGGGGTCCCGATGCCTTTACCGTCGGCGACCATGGGGCTGTTATCCATGACCCCCCACCCGGGACCAGGCGCTGGCAGAAACTAAAAGGCCTGCGCCTTATAAATTCAGAAGGCCAGGAACTGGGTATCGTCGAGGATCTGGTGGTAGAACTACCCTCCGGCCAGGTCAAGGCCCTGGAGATCTCTACCGGCCTGGTTAATGACCTCCTCGACGGCCGCAAAGAACTCCCCCTGACCGGCCAGGTCAATTGGGGCGAAGACACGGCGATTATAACGTAA